The region GCCGCCTTGGAGAGCATCTGCATCCTGGTGCCCAGCAAGTTCTTGCCGATGGCTTTGTTCTCATACCAGGTCACATCGCCCTCGCTGCAGTGGTCCCGGGGCCTCTGGAAGAACGCCTTGCAGAGGGGGTTGCGCTTCGACAGGTACTTGACGAAGCTGGCGTACGGGCAGAACTCGGTGCCCGTCTCGTACATGCGGGGCAAGTTCTCCTCGTCGCTGCTCTCGGCGCGTTTCTTGCTCCACGACGACGAGCGCGACTTGTGGTAGGGCCCGAGGGACTTAAAGTAGACGAACTTGCGACCGTCCTCGTCCATGGCTAGCCCGAAGGAGTCCTCCTCCAGCTCGCGCTGGTTCTCGCGGCCGCGCGTGCAGAAGTACATGCACGTCTCGAACCAGACCTTGTTGAGCAGCCCGAAGGGCGTGTTGGTGCTGAAGACGCTGGAGGTGTAGAGCTTGCGCAGGTCGGCGCGCGTGATGGCTTGCTTTTGCACCACGGGCCCGGCGCCCTGCTCCTCGAGCTTGCGGATGACCGCGGCCAGCGTCAGGTTGGCGCTGCGCAGCTCGGGGTCCTTGGTGAGGTCGAGCGTGCGGCAGTACGGGGGCTCGTTGAGGTAGCGGTTGAGGGAGCTGCGGATGCTGATGAGCGACGACTTGCTATAGAGCTGGCCGCTCTTGGAGCGGGCCTCGGCGTAGAAGGAGCGCAGCACGCGGCACAGCGCCCCCTTGTCCATGGTCTCGAAGTCCGGGCTCTGCGCCTTCTCGCTCAGGTACTCCCGGAAGATGCGCACGGCGTAGCGGGTGGCCAGCCGGGTGTTCTCGCTCAGCCGAGCCCGCTCGGGGCGCTGCAGCACGTCGGGGTCCAGCTCCGCGCCGTCCCCGGGCGGCCCGCCGCGGGCCCGGGGCGCCAGCAGTCGCGGCGGTGCCTCGGGCTCCAGCGCGGCGCTCTGGTCCATATTGATCATATGGACCGGCTCGGGCTCCAGCTCCTCCCCGGCCGAGTCCTCGGGCTCCAGGGGCTCGTCCCAGTCCAGccccatctcttcctcctcctcttcctcctcctcctccagccccccacctccgtcctcctcctcctcgtcccccGTTATCTGCACCTCTTGGatctcgtcctcctcctcctcttcctcctcctcctcgcccgCGCTGCAGTAGTGCGGGCGGCCGTGGCGGCGACCGCGGCCCCCAGCACCGCGCTCGCCCTCGCCCCGCTCCCCATTGttctcggcggcggcggcggcgctggcgcTGCCGCCCGCGCTGGTGTTACAGTCCCCGCTGCCAGGCATTCTCGCCATATTGCCGTCTCTCTGCCAGTCCTCAGGCAGGGCGCATGCGCTATATTGGACCGCAGCGCTGAGAGCTTTTGTGTTTAATGACCTTCAGCTACCGGGAGGCAAAGCCGGGCTCTTAAAGGAGCCGCGCTCCAATTGTCAGTTCGGAGCGCTGCTCCGGAGGGGCAGCGGCGCGCAGGGGATAGAGGGGTAGGGAGGCGGGGGTAAGTTAGATCGGGAGAGCTTAAGGACCGAGGCTGGATggaccctcttcctcctccacccctctccccactccgaAGAAAACtttgaaggggggaaaaaaaaaagaaaggggagggagagctGTCGGTAGGGTGAAACACTCCCAACTTACCCTCTGGCAGAGTGGCGCGCGGGCCCGGGCGGGAGAGAGGGAGGGCCGGCGGGAGGGCGGGGCGGTCTCGCTTCTCTAAGTAATGCCCGAGGAGCAGTGCCCCTTCCACCGCCCCTTCATTGCCCCCCGAAGCCGGGGGTTCGGGGAGGCGGCTGCGCCGGGCGGGCCGCGGATGCTGCTTCGAGAAGCCGGTGTCTGGGGCTGCCCGGAGCGGAGCGGAGCAGGCAGGTTAATGAGCAGGGTGGAGGAGGCACGACGAGGCCCCGCACCCTCTCTGCGCCCGCGGCCAGGGCGCAGCGGGCGAGGCTTGGGAGCGGGATggggctggcggcggcggcgactcccCCACCTACTTGCTGGGGGCGAGGCGCGGGGGCCTGGGGCCAGCCGCAAGGCTCCCAGCTCCCTTTCCGACTCTTGCAAAGTAGCGAAACACGCCCCACGTCAGCCTCATCCCTTTCGACTTTTCCAACAGCCACTTTTAAGCTGTCATTAAAGACCTGGGGCGCTCCCCGTAGGTCTGGGGCAAGTCCGCGCCGGTCCAGCCAGCCTGGGGAAGGAGCAAGGAAGAAACACTGGGAGGGGCGGGTGGGAGGGGAGACGCGGCGAGAGGTACTCGGGACCCTAGGGACCCCTCCCCACCCGCCCAGGCCACCGCCCTCCTGCCTCCGAGTAAACTGACACAACTCCCTCCGGCGAGGCGCTCCACTTGGTTGGCGCTAGAGTTATGTGGGTCCCTAAGACCCGTCGGGCGGACGGGACAAGAAAGTGAACTTGGGTCtcggccgcccccgccgccgccacaATTCCGGCAGTTCGGATCCTGAGCGCTCTCTCGTTCCAAGTTTGCCAACCGCCATTCGTTCGCCCTCAGGGCTGCGCTGCCTTCGGCGCGCGGGGGCGGGCACCTCCGAAACTGGAAAGGCGGCCAAAGAGCTCGCCGGGTCCCGCTTTCCCATCGGAGACACTGTCCCACTTCCAGCTATACGCCCGCCCCCGGCGCGCCCAGGCTCCCGGCACGTCCTCGC is a window of Camelus bactrianus isolate YW-2024 breed Bactrian camel chromosome 24, ASM4877302v1, whole genome shotgun sequence DNA encoding:
- the KCTD1 gene encoding BTB/POZ domain-containing protein KCTD1 isoform X2; translated protein: MARMPGSGDCNTSAGGSASAAAAAENNGERGEGERGAGGRGRRHGRPHYCSAGEEEEEEEEEDEIQEVQITGDEEEEDGGGGLEEEEEEEEEEMGLDWDEPLEPEDSAGEELEPEPVHMINMDQSAALEPEAPPRLLAPRARGGPPGDGAELDPDVLQRPERARLSENTRLATRYAVRIFREYLSEKAQSPDFETMDKGALCRVLRSFYAEARSKSGQLYSKSSLISIRSSLNRYLNEPPYCRTLDLTKDPELRSANLTLAAVIRKLEEQGAGPVVQKQAITRADLRKLYTSSVFSTNTPFGLLNKVWFETCMYFCTRGRENQRELEEDSFGLAMDEDGRKFVYFKSLGPYHKSRSSSWSKKRAESSDEENLPRMYETGTEFCPYASFVKYLSKRNPLCKAFFQRPRDHCSEGDVTWYENKAIGKNLLGTRMQMLSKAAKLSKTYTNHCIGAVSIATLNSIAGIGTKLGSPAPQSCYAEALNGAARHHSHHPPTHPSHHHRPQPPSLGNTYILPRDSQVGPDVKSEAAPKRSLYESVFGSGEICGPSSPKRLCIRPSEPVDAVVVVSVKHDPLPLLPEANGHRSTNSPTIVSPAIVSPTQDSRPNMSRPLITRSPASPLNNQGIPTPAQLTKSNAPVHIDVGGHMYTSSLATLTKYPESRTTLCYMKRQNTSSFSPCCWRWKDGSRTEKLAASQGPVSA
- the KCTD1 gene encoding BTB/POZ domain-containing protein KCTD1 isoform X1 — protein: MARMPGSGDCNTSAGGSASAAAAAENNGERGEGERGAGGRGRRHGRPHYCSAGEEEEEEEEEDEIQEVQITGDEEEEDGGGGLEEEEEEEEEEMGLDWDEPLEPEDSAGEELEPEPVHMINMDQSAALEPEAPPRLLAPRARGGPPGDGAELDPDVLQRPERARLSENTRLATRYAVRIFREYLSEKAQSPDFETMDKGALCRVLRSFYAEARSKSGQLYSKSSLISIRSSLNRYLNEPPYCRTLDLTKDPELRSANLTLAAVIRKLEEQGAGPVVQKQAITRADLRKLYTSSVFSTNTPFGLLNKVWFETCMYFCTRGRENQRELEEDSFGLAMDEDGRKFVYFKSLGPYHKSRSSSWSKKRAESSDEENLPRMYETGTEFCPYASFVKYLSKRNPLCKAFFQRPRDHCSEGDVTWYENKAIGKNLLGTRMQMLSKAAKLSKTYTNHCIGAVSIATLNSIAGIGTKLGSPAPQSCYAEALNGAARHHSHHPPTHPSHHHRPQPPSLGNTYILPRDSQVGPDVKSEAAPKRSLYESVFGSGEICGPSSPKRLCIRPSEPVDAVVVVSVKHDPLPLLPEANGHRSTNSPTIVSPAIVSPTQDSRPNMSRPLITRSPASPLNNQGIPTPAQLTKSNAPVHIDVGGHMYTSSLATLTKYPESRIGRLFDGTEPIVLDSLKQHYFIDRDGQMFRYILNFLRTSKLLIPDDFKDYTLLYEEAKYFQLQPMLLEMERWKQDRETSRFSRPCECLVVRVAPDLGERITLSGDKSLIEEVFPEIGDVMCNSVNAGWNHDSTHVIRFPLNGYCHLNSVQVLERLQQRGFEIVGSCGGGVDSSQFSEYVLRRELRRTPRGPSVIRIKQEPLD